One Elaeis guineensis isolate ETL-2024a chromosome 10, EG11, whole genome shotgun sequence genomic window carries:
- the LOC105059947 gene encoding FACT complex subunit SPT16, with translation MADHQSTKPSASGAGAYTINLESFSKRLKGFYTHWKEHKADLWGSADAITIATPPTSEDLRYLKSSSLNIWLLGYEFPETIMVFMSKQIHFLCSQKKATLLETLKKSAKEAVGTDVVIHVKAKNDDGTALMDEILHAVRSLSKSDPIVGYIAKEAPEGKLLERWSEKLGGSMLQLTDVTPGFSELFAVKDATELTCVRKAAYLTSSVMKNFVVPKLEKAIDEEKKVSHSSLMDDTEKVILDPSKIKVKLKAENVDICYPPIFQSGGKFDLRPSASSNDDNLYYDSTSVIICAIGSRYNSYCSNVARTFLIDATASQSKAYEVLLKAHDAAIGALKPGNKVSSAYQAAVAVVEKEAPELLPNLTKSAGTGIGLEFRESGFNLNSKTDRSLKVGMVFNVSLGFQNLRAETKNPKTQTFSLLLADTVIVSEKPSEVLTAACSKAVKDIAYSFNEEEEEEEPPRARPPVNGTGSFPSKATLRSDNQEMSKEELRRQHQAELARQKNEETARRLAGGGSGTADGRGPVRTSTELIAYKNVNDIPHSKDLVIQVDQRNEAILLPIYGSMVPFHVSTVKSVSSHQDNRTCTIRIIFNVPGTPFSPHDANSIKFQGAIYLKEITFRSKDPRHSSEVVQLIKTLRRQVASRESERAERATLVTQEKLQLSSNRMKPIRLPDLWIRPSFGGRGRKLPGTLEAHVNGFRYSTSRSDERVDLMYGNIKHAFFQPAEREMITLLHFHLHNHIMVGNKKTKDVQFYVEVMDVVQTLGGGRRSAIDPDEIEEEQRERERKNRINMDFQNFVNKVHDHWAQPQLKDLDLEFDMPLRELGFHGVPHKASAFIVPTSSCLVELTETPFLVVTLSEIEIVNLERVGLGQKNFDMTIVFKDFKKDVLRIDSIPSASLDGIKEWLDTTDLKYYESRLNLNWRPILKTIIDDPQKFIEDGGWEFLNLEASDSESDNTEESDQGYEPSDVEPDISSEDEASDGESLVESDEDEEEDSGEDSEEEKGKTWEELEREASNADREKGDESDSEEERRRRKAKAFAKSRVPDIRKGAPSKRPKFR, from the coding sequence ATGGCTGATCATCAAAGCACAAAACCATCTGCCTCTGGGGCTGGTGCGTACACAATCAATCTTGAGAGTTTCAGCAAGCGTCTGAAGGGGTTTTATACACACTGGAAGGAGCACAAAGCTGATTTGTGGGGCTCTGCTGATGCTATCACCATTGCAACTCCCCCTACTTCTGAAGATCTTCGGTATCTGAAGTCATCATCCTTGAATATCTGGTTGCTTGGATATGAGTTCCCAGAGACGATCATGGTTTTCATGAGCAAGCAGATCCATTTCTTGTGTAGTCAGAAGAAAGCCACTCTGCTTGAAACCCTTAAGAAGTCTGCAAAGGAAGCCGTTGGCACTGATGTTGTCATACATGTTAAGGCAAAAAATGATGATGGGACTGCCTTGATGGATGAGATATTGCATGCTGTTCGTTCTCTGTCCAAATCTGATCCCATTGTTGGATACATTGCAAAAGAGGCACCCGAAGGGAAGCTTCTTGAAAGATGGTCCGAGAAGCTGGGTGGTTCGATGTTACAGCTCACTGATGTAACACCTGGTTTCTCGGAACTGTTTGCTGTCAAAGATGCCACTGAGCTCACTTGTGTGAGGAAAGCTGCATATTTAACTTCATCGGTGATGAAGAACTTTGTTGTCCCAAAGCTTGAGAAGGCTATTGACGAAGAGAAGAAGGTCTCTCATTCTTCACTGATGGATGATACAGAAAAGGTGATACTTGATCCATCCAAGATCAAGGTCAAGCTGAAGGCAGAAAATGTTGATATATGCTATCCTCCTATCTTTCAGAGTGGTGGTAAGTTTGACCTCAGGCCTAGTGCATCAAGTAATGATGACAATCTGTACTATGACTCAACAAGTGTTATCATTTGTGCAATCGGCTCACGCTACAACAGTTATTGCTCAAATGTTGCCAGAACATTTTTGATTGATGCTACTGCATCACAGAGTAAGGCATATGAAGTTCTCCTCAAGGCTCATGATGCTGCAATAGGTGCTTTGAAGCCTGGTAATAAGGTTAGTTCTGCTTACCAGGCTGCAGTTGCCGTGGTTGAGAAAGAAGCACCAGAACTTCTTCCAAATCTGACCAAGTCAGCTGGAACAGGAATTGGCCTCGAGTTCCGTGAATCTGGGTTTAACCTAAATTCAAAAACTGATCGGTCATTGAAGGTGGGCATGGTTTTTAATGTCTCGCTTGGTTTCCAGAACCTCCGAGCTGAAACTAAGAATCCAAAGACTCAGACATTCTCTCTTTTGCTGGCTGATACTGTTATTGTTAGTGAAAAGCCTTCGGAAGTCTTGACTGCAGCGTGCTCCAAGGCAGTCAAGGACATTGCTTACTCATTTaatgaggaagaggaagaagaggagcctcCTAGGGCCAGACCTCCAGTTAATGGCACAGGTTCCTTTCCATCCAAAGCAACACTGAGGTCGGACAACCAGGAGATGTCAAAGGAAGAGCTGCGGAGACAGCACCAAGCAGAACTTGCTCGCCAGAAGAATGAAGAGACTGCCAGGAGGCTAGCTGGTGGTGGCTCTGGAACTGCAGATGGGCGAGGTCCTGTAAGAACTTCAACTGAACTAATTGCTTACAAGAATGTCAATGATATACCTCATTCAAAGGATCTGGTGATACAAGTGGACCAGAGGAATGAAGCTATTCTTCTACCAATATATGGAAGCATGGTTCCCTTCCATGTCTCTACTGTGAAGAGTGTGTCTTCGCATCAAGATAATCGAACCTGCACAATCCGTATAATATTCAATGTGCCTGGTACACCTTTTAGCCCCCATGATGCGAACTCCATTAAATTTCAAGGTGCTATCTATTTGAAGGAGATCACCTTCCGTTCCAAGGATCCGAGGCATAGCAGTGAAGTGGTACAACTGATCAAGACCCTTAGAAGACAAGTTGCATCTAGGGAGTCAGAGAGAGCTGAGAGGGCCACTTTGGTTACTCAGGAGAAACTACAGCTTTCTAGCAACAGGATGAAGCCGATCAGGTTACCAGACTTGTGGATACGCCCCTCATTTGGTGGTCGTGGAAGAAAGCTGCCTGGCACTTTAGAGGCTCATGTTAATGGATTCCGGTATTCGACATCCAGATCTGATGAGAGAGTGGATCTTATGTATGGAAACATTAAGCATGCCTTCTTCCAGCCTGCAGAGAGAGAAATGATTACACTTCTGCACTTTCATCTGCACAATCACATAATGGTGGGCAATAAGAAGACTAAAGATGTCCAATTTTATGTCGAGGTGATGGATGTCGTGCAGACATTGGGTGGTGGGAGGAGATCAGCCATCGACCCTGATGAGATAGAGGAAGAGCAGCGTGAGagggaaaggaaaaacagaataaACATGGATTTTCAGAACTTCGTCAACAAGGTACATGACCATTGGGCACAACCACAACTCAAAGATCTAGATCTGGAGTTTGATATGCCTTTGAGGGAGCTTGGTTTCCATGGAGTTCCTCACAAGGCTTCGGCTTTCATTGTTCCAACTTCAAGCTGTTTGGTTGAACTTACTGAGACACCATTTCTGGTAGTTACCTTGAGTGAGATTGAAATTGTTAATCTGGAAAGGGTAGGGCTTGGACAAAAGAACTTTGACATGACCATTGTATTCAAAGATTTCAAGAAAGATGTACTTCGCATAGATTCTATTCCATCCGCATCTCTAGATGGAATTAAAGAGTGGCTCGACACTACGGATCTGAAGTATTATGAGAGCAGGTTGAACTTAAATTGGCGCCCGATCCTGAAAACTATTATTGATGACCCCCAGAAGTTTATTGAAGATGGTGGATGGGAGTTCCTAAACCTGGAGGCAAGTGACTCAGAATCAGATAATACTGAGGAATCAGACCAAGGGTATGAGCCCTCTGATGTCGAGCCGGATATTTCTTCTGAGGATGAGGCTAGTGATGGTGAGTCGCTGGTGGAGTCAGATGAAGATGAAGAGGAGGATTCTGGGGAGGACTCTGAGGAGGAGAAGGGGAAGACTTGGGAGGAGCTGGAGCGGGAGGCAAGTAATGCTGACAGGGAGAAGGGTGATGAATCAGACagtgaagaagagaggaggagaaggaaggcAAAAGCCTTTGCGAAGTCCCGTGTTCCAGATATAAGGAAGGGTGCGCCTTCGAAGAGGCCAAAGTTTAGGTGA